One window of the Trifolium pratense cultivar HEN17-A07 linkage group LG2, ARS_RC_1.1, whole genome shotgun sequence genome contains the following:
- the LOC123907736 gene encoding pathogenesis-related thaumatin-like protein 3.5 isoform X1 produces the protein MSSSAKFTTNLFIMFLFHSLATGSYSATFTIVNKCSLTVFPAIFHGFGTSLPSTTGFSLDPGESNVLAMPRSWSGRLWGRTHCSHHSNGNFSCLTGGGDCASSTMECNGGNASSPATFAEFNLNAKSSGFDFFRISLVNGYNLPMVVEPQVGNGSGNCTSTGCMVPLGTVCPSQLKVMSGGDCIGCRSACKPFSKHCSSKFFAKACPHAKVDATKTFQSVCATTDYFITFCPTSTSRMEPSKEKNPTTVDNSGGQKKGSTKDKIVNFFLKNKKLLSIVGAGVGIVVVIVITISCACACTKHGCNCIFGLSAGIKSKLPHHLFESTKIEELFFAVERKEIERKGNPIIETTY, from the exons ATGTCTTCTTCAGCTAAATTTACTACAAATTTGTTCATCATGTTTCTCTTCCACAGCCTAGCAACAG GTTCATACTCTGCAACATTCACTATCGTCAACAAGTGCAGCCTCACTGTTTTTCCCGCTATTTTCCACGGGTTCGGAACCTCATTGCCTTCTACCACTGGCTTTTCCCTTGACCCTGGCGAATCCAATGTCCTCGCCATGCCCCGTTCCTGGTCGGGACGTTTATGGGGGAGAACCCATTGCTCCCACCACTCCAATGGAAATTTCTCTTGCCTCACCGGCGGCGGTGACTGTGCTTCCTCAACCATGGAATGTAACGGTGGAAACGCTTCCTCACCAGCCACGTTCGCAGAATTTAACCTAAACGCCAAATCCAGTGGATTTGATTTCTTCCGCATCAGCTTGGTAAATGGTTACAATCTACCAATGGTGGTTGAGCCTCAAGTCGGAAACGGCTCTGGCAATTGCACATCGACGGGCTGTATGGTACCATTGGGCACAGTGTGTCCATCGCAGCTTAAAGTGATGAGTGGAGGAGATTGCATAGGGTGTAGAAGTGCGTGCAAACCATTTTCTAAGCACTGCTCCTCGAAGTTCTTCGCAAAGGCATGTCCTCACGCCAAAGTCGATGCCACTAAAACCTTTCAGAGTGTTTGTGCAACTACTGATTACTTCATCACTTTTTGCCCTACCTCCACAAG TAGGATGGAGCCGAGCAAAGAGAAAAACCCTACTACGGTGGACAACTCAGGAGGTCAAAAGAAAGGGTCAACCAAAGACAAAATTGTcaacttttttcttaaaaataaaaaactactgAGCATTGTTGGTGCTGGTGTTGGTATTGTGGTTGTCATTGTGATAACCATCTCATGTGCCTGCGCCTGTACCAAACATGGTTGCAATTGCATCTTCGGCTTGAGCGCAGGAATCAAATCCAAATTGCCTCATCATCTATTCGAGTCTACAAAGATTGAAGAATTATTCTTTGCAGTTGAGCGCAAAGAAATTGAGCGCAAAGGAAATCCAATCATAGAGACTACTTATTAG
- the LOC123907736 gene encoding pathogenesis-related thaumatin-like protein 3.5 isoform X2 — protein sequence MSSSAKFTTNLFIMFLFHSLATGSYSATFTIVNKCSLTVFPAIFHGFGTSLPSTTGFSLDPGESNVLAMPRSWSGRLWGRTHCSHHSNGNFSCLTGGGDCASSTMECNGGNASSPATFAEFNLNAKSSGFDFFRISLVNGYNLPMVVEPQVGNGSGNCTSTGCMVPLGTVCPSQLKVMSGGDCIGCRSACKPFSKHCSSKFFAKACPHAKVDATKTFQSVCATTDYFITFCPTSTRMEPSKEKNPTTVDNSGGQKKGSTKDKIVNFFLKNKKLLSIVGAGVGIVVVIVITISCACACTKHGCNCIFGLSAGIKSKLPHHLFESTKIEELFFAVERKEIERKGNPIIETTY from the exons ATGTCTTCTTCAGCTAAATTTACTACAAATTTGTTCATCATGTTTCTCTTCCACAGCCTAGCAACAG GTTCATACTCTGCAACATTCACTATCGTCAACAAGTGCAGCCTCACTGTTTTTCCCGCTATTTTCCACGGGTTCGGAACCTCATTGCCTTCTACCACTGGCTTTTCCCTTGACCCTGGCGAATCCAATGTCCTCGCCATGCCCCGTTCCTGGTCGGGACGTTTATGGGGGAGAACCCATTGCTCCCACCACTCCAATGGAAATTTCTCTTGCCTCACCGGCGGCGGTGACTGTGCTTCCTCAACCATGGAATGTAACGGTGGAAACGCTTCCTCACCAGCCACGTTCGCAGAATTTAACCTAAACGCCAAATCCAGTGGATTTGATTTCTTCCGCATCAGCTTGGTAAATGGTTACAATCTACCAATGGTGGTTGAGCCTCAAGTCGGAAACGGCTCTGGCAATTGCACATCGACGGGCTGTATGGTACCATTGGGCACAGTGTGTCCATCGCAGCTTAAAGTGATGAGTGGAGGAGATTGCATAGGGTGTAGAAGTGCGTGCAAACCATTTTCTAAGCACTGCTCCTCGAAGTTCTTCGCAAAGGCATGTCCTCACGCCAAAGTCGATGCCACTAAAACCTTTCAGAGTGTTTGTGCAACTACTGATTACTTCATCACTTTTTGCCCTACCTCCACAAG GATGGAGCCGAGCAAAGAGAAAAACCCTACTACGGTGGACAACTCAGGAGGTCAAAAGAAAGGGTCAACCAAAGACAAAATTGTcaacttttttcttaaaaataaaaaactactgAGCATTGTTGGTGCTGGTGTTGGTATTGTGGTTGTCATTGTGATAACCATCTCATGTGCCTGCGCCTGTACCAAACATGGTTGCAATTGCATCTTCGGCTTGAGCGCAGGAATCAAATCCAAATTGCCTCATCATCTATTCGAGTCTACAAAGATTGAAGAATTATTCTTTGCAGTTGAGCGCAAAGAAATTGAGCGCAAAGGAAATCCAATCATAGAGACTACTTATTAG